The genomic DNA TCAGGACGCCAAGGTGGGTCTGCTGCGGACGGTGGACGAAAGGTACTTCAAACGCATCGAGGCCATCGAGTACACGGTTAAGCATGACGATGGCAAACTACTGACGGATTTAGACCAGGCCGATATCGTTTTGGTCGGCATCAGCCGTACCAGCAAAACCCCGCTGTCAATTTTTATGAGCCACAAGGGCTGGAAGGTGGCCAACATTCCCTTGGTCGTGGGCACTCCCCTGCCAGAAGAATTATTTAAGATCGACCAACGCAAAATCGTCGGCCTGATGATTGATCATGACAGCCTGTTGCGCATCCGCCGTAAACGTTTGGAAAAGTTTGGCCAGGACCCGGGGGGCGAATATGCCAGCCTCAAATACATTGAAAAGGAAATGGAATACGCCCAGGAACTTTTCAAAAAAAATCGCAAATGGCCTGTCCTTAACGTCACCGACCGCGCCATGGAAGAAACCGCCGCTGAAATCATCCGCATCGTCGCCTCCCGCATGGATCTCCCCTACGACCAAATGCTGTAAAAAGGTTCTATAAAAAGGTTCCAGGTCCTCAAGTGATATGCGCAGTCCCAATTTCATTCTTGAGACCGAGATTGGGACTGCGCATATCACTTGAGGACCTGGAACCTTTTTTCCATCTCCGATATCGGATATCTGATATCTGATATCCGATATCCGAGTTTAAAACTCCCCCGCCCCTTCCCTCAGCACTTCCGGCTCGCCATTAATAAAGCTGACGATGGTGCTGGGCCCGGCGAATTCGTAATCGCTGGGGTCGAGAATCATGGCCAACTGATGGCCAATGCTCTCTTCAATCAAGTATCCGTAGATCTCGATGGAGTCATCACTGATCCCCAGCATTTCAAGGGTGACGTTGGAAGAAAGCAAGGCATTGTCGTGCACGCGAATCAGCTCCTGTACCAAGCGATTGGGAGGAAAGCGAATACCGATTTCATGATCCTTTTTTGAGGCCTTAAGGTGTTTAGTAATTGTCTTTTCGGCTTCAAAGATAAAAGTGTAATGCCCGGGAATCTTGTTCTTGATGAGACGAAATACTTCTGTCGAGATGCGCGCCAGATGGGAGGCCCTCGAAACGGCATCGCAAAGCAAACTAAAGTGCTTTTCCGCATCGGCTTTGCGCATTTGATAGAGTTTTTCCACTCCAATTTTATGAAAAGGATCGCAGACCAAAACCCAATTGGTGTCCGTCGGCAGACACACCAATTGCCCCTCTTTTAGGGCATTCGAGGCCTTCTGCAAAATCCTCGTGTCCGGGTTTTGGGCAATCACATATTCAATCAAGACTAAGCCCTACTTTTTGAATCCTACTTGATTCCCTGTTGCTGGAGGGCTCGATAAAAGACGTCGACCATCGGTTCGATCTCTGAGCCCTTTTGCGAGTAGAGATTCACATTCACCATGTATTTGACTTCCTCGATTTCGATCTGAGTCATGCGATTGGTCTTCACCTGCTTGCGAATACTATGGGCAGGCAAAAAGCCCCAGCCTAAGCCAGATTCAATGACCCGCTTAAGAGTGCCCACATTGTCGGATTCAAACACGGTGACTGGGTTCACGCCCGCCTCTTGCAGCTTCTTTTCCACCATCATGCGAAATGAGGGGTACTTTTCGGAAAAGGAAATAATCGGCCGAGTGGCAAAGTCTTTGACTTCAATGTGATTGGGAATGGAAGTATCACGACCAGAACCCACCAGCCACATCTCATCTTTAAACAAGAATCTCTTGTCGAAGTGCTCGAACTCGATGCCATACTCTTTTTTGAGGTCAGGTAAGATGGCGATGTTGACGTTTTTGTTTCTCATCTCACTGATGATCTTCTCACCCGATCCATAGACGAGCTTGATCTGTAGTCGCGAATTGTGCTTCAGGAACATCCCGACAATCGGGCTGATCATATACAAGCCTAGCGAGTTGAGAGTTCCAATCTTCAGGTATCCCGACATCTCCTGGGACATGGTTTTAATCGCCACTTCAGCCTGTTGGGTGAGAAACAAAATTCTTTTGGCATAATCGTAGAGCATCTGCCCTTGCAGTGTTGGCTTGACCTGGCGCACTCCCCGTACCAATAGGTCCACTGCCAACTCCTCCTCCAAATTGCGAATCTGCTGACTGACAGCCGGTTGAGTGAGAAACAATTTGTCGGCTGCTGCCGTCATGCTGCCTTCACTGAGAACGGTACAAAACGTGGTGAGTTGTTGCAGGTTCATCGATGCCTCCACCTAACTTTGAGTGCCTACGGAGTTTAACGCCCCTAATATAAGCGATCATTATGCGTCTGTGGAGTGTGCCCTTTACTTTTCTACATAAACCAAATCTAAATAATGCGACGAGTTAGTGAAATTAATACGATTTCAACCACTTAGGCCCCTTGTATCGCGCACCCTGACTAAGCAACGAGCAGGAAATAATTACACCAAGGTGCCGTTATGGAACTCCTTTGGAATTTTTAACTGCCTGTAATCATGGGTTTTTTCCTATGGACATAAGTCGAGCTTATGGAGACGGTCAAAATTACTTGAATTGAAAACTCTCAGCAGATCGAGGAACTATGGTCCCCGGGAACAAGGGGGGGACCGATGAACTTCTGTATCAAGAAGGCAACAAGAAATTCTGTACCAATCATGCTGGGAGCCGCGCTGGCTCTGGCCCTAACTTCATGCGGAAAATCCGATCTGCGCTCTCATCGTCAGATTCGCAAACATGCACCACAAAACTCCCAAGATGTGGGCGTGATGGTTCAGGGTGTTGCGGACGAGGATGTGGCCCAGATGTTGGATCAAAACCCAGAGGCTCAGGCCCGGGTGATCAACAGTAAGCACGGCATCTATGAGATCTTTAATCTTGAACCTTCCACCCTTCGCGCCGAATGGCCTGAAGCTCAAATTGTGCGCAATCGCTTTTTCCAAACTTTTGAAAACAAGGTCCTTCCATCTATGGAAGAGCGTATGATGATGCTCGCTGAAACCGTCAATACGGGCGGAGACAAACTTGAGCAGTGTGTGGAAGATCTCAAATCGCCCACTCCAGAAATTGAAGTCACGCAGTCCTCTGAGGACATCAGCGATCAAGTCATGGATTTAGGAGGCGATTTCACTCTTTCCAGCGGCAAGAGCACAGCCCACCCAGACCATCCTTCTGATTTAAAGGTCGGCTGGTTGGTGATGGCTCCTCAGGGCTCCAAAAAAGGGCGAGAGATCTTTTTTGCTCAGTCCATTAAATACCAACCTGATGCCTATGGAATGTACAACATTTTGATGGT from Pseudobdellovibrionaceae bacterium includes the following:
- a CDS encoding LysR family transcriptional regulator; translation: MNLQQLTTFCTVLSEGSMTAAADKLFLTQPAVSQQIRNLEEELAVDLLVRGVRQVKPTLQGQMLYDYAKRILFLTQQAEVAIKTMSQEMSGYLKIGTLNSLGLYMISPIVGMFLKHNSRLQIKLVYGSGEKIISEMRNKNVNIAILPDLKKEYGIEFEHFDKRFLFKDEMWLVGSGRDTSIPNHIEVKDFATRPIISFSEKYPSFRMMVEKKLQEAGVNPVTVFESDNVGTLKRVIESGLGWGFLPAHSIRKQVKTNRMTQIEIEEVKYMVNVNLYSQKGSEIEPMVDVFYRALQQQGIK
- a CDS encoding kinase/pyrophosphorylase; amino-acid sequence: MSRVQGTIYIISDGTGETAATMVRAALVHFHDKEINIVRCKNVRTEEQIENLMGEVFDKKGLVAHTVVSNSMRKKILESASEKGIPAIDLLGPMMNLLDDYFGGTQGQDAKVGLLRTVDERYFKRIEAIEYTVKHDDGKLLTDLDQADIVLVGISRTSKTPLSIFMSHKGWKVANIPLVVGTPLPEELFKIDQRKIVGLMIDHDSLLRIRRKRLEKFGQDPGGEYASLKYIEKEMEYAQELFKKNRKWPVLNVTDRAMEETAAEIIRIVASRMDLPYDQML
- a CDS encoding L-threonylcarbamoyladenylate synthase, which translates into the protein MIEYVIAQNPDTRILQKASNALKEGQLVCLPTDTNWVLVCDPFHKIGVEKLYQMRKADAEKHFSLLCDAVSRASHLARISTEVFRLIKNKIPGHYTFIFEAEKTITKHLKASKKDHEIGIRFPPNRLVQELIRVHDNALLSSNVTLEMLGISDDSIEIYGYLIEESIGHQLAMILDPSDYEFAGPSTIVSFINGEPEVLREGAGEF